DNA from Macrobrachium rosenbergii isolate ZJJX-2024 chromosome 21, ASM4041242v1, whole genome shotgun sequence:
AAAGAAATACCTATCATTACTCACCTACAGTTCTATTGAACACTTTGGTGGGTATCAGACAAAATGTTCCCCTCCCTATCTTTTACACGAACACGTCCTGTTTTGTAGCGTGTTTCTGTGCGACCATCTGAATGTAGTATTTTCACAGTCCCATCAGGATATTCCCGTCTCTTTTGTTCGGGTGTGTGAACTTCTTTCTGACCACTTACAAACTCCATCACCTTAAAGCCATCAGCATTTGTGTGGACAATCGTACCATTTGGTAAAGTGCATACTTCTGTACCATCTGGCAACACAGTCTTGCGTGTTTTATcgggaaaaataatttcagatgatCCATCTGAGAATCTGGTTTCTTTCTGGCCATTAGGGAATTCAAGGATTTCCTTGCCATTTATAAATGTAGTATGACTCGTGCGATCAGTCCCATAAACATAAACAGTTCGATCTTGGTGGATTTCCTTTTTGTCACCATTGTAATAGCTGATAATTACTGTTCCATCTGGATGGATggattttttgtttccatttgcaTAAATGATTTCTCTCGTTCCATCACCTAAATGTAATTCTGTAGACTCTATGTTTATACTTTGTTGTGTTTGAAGAGAGCTTTCCATCACACTAGTTTTGCTGGGCTTGAATTTTGAACTTAAGAAACCAGGATCACTGGTGCCAACAGGATTCTCCGTAGCTTCATCACCATCATTTTCTGGTTTATCTTCGTCTAGTCCAATCAAGTCTCTCCTCTTGTCGGTATTATCAGATTTGCTATTTTCCTGAGCATTTTTGTTTCTACCAGTAGTAACTGTACTGCATGATGACTCAAATTTGTTTGCCTGCTGAAATGattgtaaaatgtaatttttttcttgattacaCCTCTGATGGACTGAATTTGAAGGAGATTGTCTATCCAAACTCGACATTTTATTCTGTACTGGCATGTCTCTCATTAAAGCTTGTCTATCTATCAAAGGTTCACTTACAGTGACTGGTACTTTATCCAGAGACTTATTAATACTGTTTAtagttgctgtttttgttttcatttttgattttCCTGTAAGTATAACTGCTTTGGTATTTATAGGAGGTTTTTTACTTACATTGCCtctgtctatttttttcttttgttgcatattatctTGAACACTTTTTTGCAAGGatgcatttttcaattttaatgacTTCAGTTCTAGTTCTTGTAATCTAATTTTCTCATTTAGTTTCTTCACAGCAGCATTATgtaattcatcttttttctttagcTCTTCTTGTAAATCTTTTAGCTGCTCCTTCAAGAAAACAATTTCCATTGACTGCTCACGGGCTGAAGATATTGAGGGATTCTGGTGCTTGactgattgtttttctttccacaGCTTGTTTCTTTCAGCATCAAGGTATTCTCGGAACCTAACCTTTTCTTTGCCCATCTCTTCTTGAAACGATCTCTTCTGGTGGTCAAACTGAGACCTTTCATTCTGCAGACTGTCTTGAAGagttttaatcttaatatttcctttcttatagaaatctatttctttttctaattcacATACTTTAGCCATAAGAAGAGCTTTGTGAGTTTCCACTTCCTCATGATTCCCTATTCTGCTGGCCAATGGAGAAGATTCCTCTCTTTCTATAATCTTACTTCCACTGCTCTCAAgaagttttttatctttctcttgtaCAGTTTCTGGCACACTACTCAGTACACTCCCTCCTCCTTTTGAGGAGACATGCTGTAATGTTTTAGAATGGTGAGCCTTCTTTCCAGGCTCTTCTTTTCCAAATATAGACCATATGTAGTGTGATGCTGAATTCTTTGGACGGCATGGTGGTGAAAACTGCAATCTGATTGGTTGCAGAGCTCCTGAATTTGAAACATGATCAGGTGTTTTGTTAACAATTTCTCTAGATaaaacactttcatttttatgtaactccttcaAAGACTGAAATTTTTGGACACCTTCAGTGTCAGTAGCATTTACATGTATTTGAGTTAAAACTTCTAAATCTGAGGTTGTTACCAAATCAGTATCATCTGTAATAGATGCCATATCAGTTAACGTGTTTTCTCCATCTGATTCTGAAAGCTCATACTCCAATACCTGTACTCCTTGAGGCTGAAAATGAACACGTGGCCTAGCAAGTTGAGGCTCATCATTTACTGCTGGAGTACTTGTGGGGTTACTGGAagtaagttttatattattttcaaaacaagaaaccGATCCTACATTAAAGGAATTTTCAGATTCTATGAAGCTTTCTAAAACTGACCTCAACTCCTCCTCCGATAAGCCAGACAGCGGAAGATCTTCCAATCTCACCAACCTCTTCAGCTGCTCAAGAACAATGCTAACATTTACAAGCGGGAACTGGTTCTGCTGATGGTCACTTTGATCAGAACAATTATCAGCCTGTTCCATTTCATCTGATGGTTTGGCAACAGCATCATCTCGTTTACAGCATTCAACtagcatttttttattcaacaagtGAAAAGTAGGACTAAAACTTGGGGTAGAGGAAGGCGATTTCAATGgcgttgatgatgatgactggAGACCTCGCTGCAGTAAACGAATAACAGTTGATGAGTTGGAAGAAAAACTTGAATCGTCCGCTAGTTCTTCCAACTTCTCAAATGCTGACAACTCTTCCTGTTCTTTAAGTAACTGCTTGTCATTTTCTGATGTTGTGGTTACCCTCGTCTGCTGGATATTGCTTTGAGTTAATATGACAGCTTCATTTTTTTCTGCTGGTTCATGCATTATTGTTCCTTCCTTGCATTTCTCATACCCCAAGCTGGTTTTGGAATCTTGTAGCTGTAGCATTTTAACAGGCATGTTTCGTACTTTTAATTTACAGTTTTGAGAAGTGACCATACTTTTTATACTGGCTGATGGGTTTCCACTAAAAATCTCTCTTTCCTCTGACTGTTCTTGAATAGAATTTTTAGCCCTTCTGAATCGCAAAGGTTTCATGCCAAATCTAGCTGTACCCTGACCTTtctttaaataagtaaatttgGGCTGTGGCTGTGAAACAGTCTCATTGCTAATCTTTGAATTATATCCAAGTACAGTATCGTCTATAGCAGAGTTACTGACAGTGTGGCGGCTTATAAAATTTGTAAGACCTTGAAATTTTCTCTTATAATCATCCCCATTGCTAGGATTGCATTTCAAGGCATACATTTCTCTTTCAATAGGAAATCCACTTAcaatacttttcttaatattagcATTAACAAATATTTGATTATCCTGAGTTTGTACAACTTTCCTCTGACCATCTGCACTTATTAGATGCTTTTTGTAATCTTCTTGCACAGACAGATCCGGACTAGTTGAAATACTATCACTGGTATTACCTGAAGGATTCAGACAAGACAAACCTTCCTGGTTAGGCCTATCATCACGACATAATGACTGGTCTTCAACAGAGTTTGAATTTTCACTTGTAAATCCAAGATGGGTATGTGGACTTCCATTTGATGATTGTTGAAATTCCACTAATGAAGTATTCTCTCCTCCACTACCGTTACCTCCATGAtcataaactttgtttttcatgCCCCCTTGACTGTTAAGTTGTAAGGCCTCTATATCACTATTTTCTGGATCTTGATGAAACTCATTTTCCTTTGGCAACTTTATTTCATAAGCACCTCTGGACTGGTTTAAGGATATTTCCTTACGCTGTTCGTCTTGCCATCTTCTTAAATTTTTTAACCGTTCCAGCAATGCTGAGCAAGGAGAGTTGGTGTTTCCCTCATGTATAGTCATTATCTTGGAACCACTTTCCATGTTCAAAAGTCAACTTAATCACTTAAGCTGTACTAAAAGCACCTATTATCTTGGATATACCTACACACttttaaaacactaattataaaaaacttactttttaatAGAGAAATCAGAGTATATAACACATGTTACGACTGAAATCAACTTTCAAGTTTCCTATTTTGGAAGAGCTCATTTAAATGCACACGGAATGTTCACGAGAAGAATTATGCAACAAAAGGCGATCACAAATCCATGGACTGCAATAATAAAAACCACAACCGAAATTGTACTTTTTCAATGGGAAAAATATCAGACATCAAAATTTGCTAGTTCTCTTCACTACCACATCAGTATAAACTAGTTTTCTTCATTATACGGAAGAATTCATCCTGGTTGATTTCGTTATCACCATCACGATCAGCTTCATCAATCATCTCCTGCAACTCTTCGTCAGTGAGGTTTTCTCCAAGTGTTTCTGCCACTCGTTTCAGGTTGAGGAATGATATCTTACCAGTGTTATCATCATCAAATAACTTGAAAGCTTTCAATATCTCTTCTTTCACATCCTTCTCAGCCATCTTTATTGTCATTAGAGTGAGAAACTCCTCATATTTAATTTTGCCATTGTCATCCTTGTCAATTTCTGCTaccattttctttatctcttccttCTTTGGTTCAAATCCTAATGCTCTCATAGCTACTTTGAGTTCCTTGGGGTCAATTGTCCCTGTACCATTTGGATCAAAGAGATCAAAGGcttcttttatgtcatttttctgttcttctgtaAGCTCAAACTTTGTGCTCCCAGAACGTCTTTTTCCTCCTCCACTTGTAAGAGATGGGCGCTTGTACTGATTAGACATTCCTGAAGCACTCTGCAAAATAGttaattttcaaaaacactgCTCAGTATattaaattatacattaaaaactaATTACAGTTCATCAAGTCTCAACTGGCAATGCAAAAACCACAATAACTTACCAGGTAATCTGACAACTTAAgccataaataaattacataattataatttgcaATAGTGATTAGGTACCATGTAAAGCTAATTGTACTAGAAATCAATAGAAACAATGAAAGAAGTGACTATTTGAGTGTCACTAAAAAACAGATGgtttttcaaattgttttaagCCGAGCAAATACAACCACAAACCTTTCCTGAGCTGTAGTTAAATGATCACATCAAATTTGACTTGGTACAAAAGAGGATGAAATGACAATGGAACTTTTAAGGGAAATCTAGGAAGAGGAAGTAATGCCAAATTATTAACAAGAAAGGCTGATGGTTAATGTGTTTAAACATATGCGAGACATTATGGAGTGTGGTAATTATTGAGAAATCAAACTAAGAGAGCATTTGTTGATTGTTTTATGCAGAATCCTTGATGAGAGATCACAAGCAGTTGTGAAGACTGGTGAACAGAATGTATGGTTTCATTAGGAGAGGCATGGCTGATGATGTATTTATAATACAAAGTGACGTAGTGTTCTGGTTTTTGAGGAGGAATTGCCAGAAAAATTGGTAATGTTAGTTAACATGATGTATAAAACAACAAGGACTAGTAATAACAGCctgcaacaaaacaaaaatgtttgaagtCAGAGTTGCTTTACATCAGAGTGAAGAAATTAGGAATGAAAATCTATGGGAATTGTTAAATGCAAATGCTGGTGATTATggcagaatataaaaaattggaATGAGATGGTATGAAGGTAAATGTGGGTCAAAAAGACAAATTT
Protein-coding regions in this window:
- the LOC136849788 gene encoding centromere protein J-like translates to MESGSKIMTIHEGNTNSPCSALLERLKNLRRWQDEQRKEISLNQSRGAYEIKLPKENEFHQDPENSDIEALQLNSQGGMKNKVYDHGGNGSGGENTSLVEFQQSSNGSPHTHLGFTSENSNSVEDQSLCRDDRPNQEGLSCLNPSGNTSDSISTSPDLSVQEDYKKHLISADGQRKVVQTQDNQIFVNANIKKSIVSGFPIEREMYALKCNPSNGDDYKRKFQGLTNFISRHTVSNSAIDDTVLGYNSKISNETVSQPQPKFTYLKKGQGTARFGMKPLRFRRAKNSIQEQSEEREIFSGNPSASIKSMVTSQNCKLKVRNMPVKMLQLQDSKTSLGYEKCKEGTIMHEPAEKNEAVILTQSNIQQTRVTTTSENDKQLLKEQEELSAFEKLEELADDSSFSSNSSTVIRLLQRGLQSSSSTPLKSPSSTPSFSPTFHLLNKKMLVECCKRDDAVAKPSDEMEQADNCSDQSDHQQNQFPLVNVSIVLEQLKRLVRLEDLPLSGLSEEELRSVLESFIESENSFNVGSVSCFENNIKLTSSNPTSTPAVNDEPQLARPRVHFQPQGVQVLEYELSESDGENTLTDMASITDDTDLVTTSDLEVLTQIHVNATDTEGVQKFQSLKELHKNESVLSREIVNKTPDHVSNSGALQPIRLQFSPPCRPKNSASHYIWSIFGKEEPGKKAHHSKTLQHVSSKGGGSVLSSVPETVQEKDKKLLESSGSKIIEREESSPLASRIGNHEEVETHKALLMAKVCELEKEIDFYKKGNIKIKTLQDSLQNERSQFDHQKRSFQEEMGKEKVRFREYLDAERNKLWKEKQSVKHQNPSISSAREQSMEIVFLKEQLKDLQEELKKKDELHNAAVKKLNEKIRLQELELKSLKLKNASLQKSVQDNMQQKKKIDRGNVSKKPPINTKAVILTGKSKMKTKTATINSINKSLDKVPVTVSEPLIDRQALMRDMPVQNKMSSLDRQSPSNSVHQRCNQEKNYILQSFQQANKFESSCSTVTTGRNKNAQENSKSDNTDKRRDLIGLDEDKPENDGDEATENPVGTSDPGFLSSKFKPSKTSVMESSLQTQQSINIESTELHLGDGTREIIYANGNKKSIHPDGTVIISYYNGDKKEIHQDRTVYVYGTDRTSHTTFINGKEILEFPNGQKETRFSDGSSEIIFPDKTRKTVLPDGTEVCTLPNGTIVHTNADGFKVMEFVSGQKEVHTPEQKRREYPDGTVKILHSDGRTETRYKTGRVRVKDREGNILSDTHQSVQ
- the LOC136849407 gene encoding uncharacterized protein — protein: MFSTSPSGMKSASGMSNQYKRPSLTSGGGKRRSGSTKFELTEEQKNDIKEAFDLFDPNGTGTIDPKELKVAMRALGFEPKKEEIKKMVAEIDKDDNGKIKYEEFLTLMTIKMAEKDVKEEILKAFKLFDDDNTGKISFLNLKRVAETLGENLTDEELQEMIDEADRDGDNEINQDEFFRIMKKTSLY